A window of Nomascus leucogenys isolate Asia chromosome 19, Asia_NLE_v1, whole genome shotgun sequence genomic DNA:
CAAAGCCATCTCCTATGCAGGGTGTCTGACGCAGCTCTACTTCCTGGTCTCCCTGGTGACCCTGGACAACCTCATCCTGGCTCTGATGGCGTATGATCACTATGTGGCCATCTGCTGCCCCCTCCACTATGTCACAGCCATGAGCCCTGGGCTCTGTGTCTTGCTCCTCTCCCTGTGTTGGGGGCTGTCTGTTCTCTATggcctcctcctcatcctcctcatgACCAGGGTGACCTTCTGTGGGCCTCCAGAGATCCACTACCTCTTCTGTGAGATGTACATCCTGCTGCGGCTGGCATGTTCCAACACCCACATCATTCACACAGTGCTGACTGCCACTGGCTGCTTCATCTTCATCACCCCCTTAGGGTTCACGACCACATCCTATGTACGTATTGTCAGAACCATCCTTCAAATACCCTCAGCCTCTAAGAAATACAAAGCCTTCTCTACCTGTGCCTCGCATTTGGGTGTGGTCTCCCTCTTTTATGGGACGCTTGCTATGGTGTACCTGCAGCCCCTCCACACCTACTCCATGAAGGACTCAGTAGCCACCGTGATGCTGTGGTGACACCTATGATGAACACTTTCATCTACAGCCTGAGGAACAAGGACATGCATGGGGCTCTGGGAAAATTCCTAGGGAGACCCTTTCAGAGGCCTAAGTGAAGGTAATTTTGGAAAGGGGATTGAAGTGGAGACCGGAAATATCCTTCACCCACATAAGGCATTATGCTGTGGGATATGCAACAGTCATTAGAGTACAGCTCCAGCTCGGAATGAGGTGAGCATATCTATCTGTGGTAAAGAAAAGACAATGTGTATCCCCAGTGCCTCCCATACCtcaccagccttggcaataaaTAATGTCATGCTAACACTACTACCAGGATTTTACAGGGTCAAATATTGAAACCTGCTTGATCATAGGCCCACAGTCCTAGGCTTATCTATATATAACCAGTCATAGCTTAGGGAGGGCTCTCATATTTTCTAGCACCCATTCACTTATGACCCAGAGGTTTGGCTTCTCTAAGGAGCTGCTACCTTCAAGCTCTGTGGAGAAGACACCTTGCACTACCCCTGCCACAGATGCCCTGGGTGAGGCTTCCCCTTTCTCGATGCTCTAACAGGTACAACATGCACCACTTCAATGTTGACATATCGTCACTTTGGACACAGCCCATATGGTTCATGCAGAAATGCCAACAAGATTCCTCTTGTGCTCTGGGTTGATTTTATCTTTGGGGCCTCAAAGCAACACTCTCTTGCCTTTTCCCTgcattccttttctctgcaggaAGTCAGACCTTGCCCTTGGAAAGACCATCctatcttttatttctgtagttcctcaccttccttctcttcttcatgCAAGAATTCCATCCACCCCTCAAAACAAAACTCTCAAACATCAGCACATATTCATAAATAGCAGTGGTAGTAGGGCCAATAGAAGGGGAGGATTCTGGAACAAATGAACAATTTAGTGATCCCAGAGAACATagaggaaaggaaatattttaataaataaattgggAATAGaactcaataaaaaacaaaaatataatgaagaaaattttaaaagccaaagattggttctttttaaaaaaatgaagtaaataaacCTCTGGGATATTgatcaaggaaagaaaagacacaaGTAAACACTACAGTGGGAAGAATGGGGGTAAAAACTAAACATAACATCAAGATTAGGATGATGAAGAGACAATATCAACATCTCCATGCCAACAATTTTGAACATTTTGACAAAACAAATCCTTGAAAAAAATGTGACTTGTCAAagctgactcaagaagaaatggaaaaattaaatagtCCTAAAACTGGAAGAATTTAAGCAATcgttttattcatatatatgaatatgtacatatatcacAAATACAAATCCAATGATACGCAACTTTTAGCAAGTTATGGATcatccagttttttaaaaaaaaaaatctctgcagagaatagaaaaagacaCTTCCCAAATAGTTTTATGTCATAATTATCACCTGATATCAAAGCAGAAAAAGAGTACAAGAAAGAAAAGTGCAGGAgctaatttcacttaaaaatataaatacaggtATCCCAAAGAAAattctagcaaactgaatccaacagagaatttaaaaatactgcataAGGATCCACTAGGAGATACTAAAGGTATATAAAGATAACTTGATACTTTTAAATCCATAAATGTTATTATattgacaaattaaaataaaaaatcaacatgtCAATAGATGCaaagaaaattctaaacaaaTGTTGTCCTTGATAAagcagtaaaattattttattaaatcacaTCTTTTAGTGTATATCTTTTTAATACTTTGTATAATAAAATGGCAAGTCCACATAGAGCATTTCTGCATCTCAAAGTACAATGGTTGTCTTGTGAGGAAGTACTTGACTGATTGATTGAATTTGGACTCAACCAGCCACTTCAcggaacattatttttatttgttagaatTACTGATGAACTATAGTTATTCAGAACTGGTATCTGCCAAATATTGtcacaaaataaatgaagtgaggctgttattatatgaaaaactgacagtatttgttgccagtaataaatatttgctctATCAAGCAAATATCACCGTTTGGAAAACTCATCCATCATGGTGAtggatatatatttcatatacacattaaatgtgtcaacatttggaagatctgcataactcagtgagtcaatatttttcaaatgactaATGCATTATGTGAAAAAGTTACACGTGGATAAAAGatcaatttaaaatgcaaaagaagCCAATGAGTTTTAATGACATAGGGGATAAAAATGCCTATTGATATGTTATCAGATTCTGCATTGCTACTAGCCTTTAAGAAACTATTACTTATCATGTTTTGATGTAGTATCAAATAATATTAATTGAAAAGGTTATTAACATAATCCTCCCTTTGCAATTACATATCTGTATAaggctggattttcttcataCGTGTCAATCAAAATAACATATCACTACAAATAAATGCAGAAGCTGATACAAGTATCTAGCTctcttctattaagccagacattaaaaagatttgaaaaaatgtaaaaccatactattcttcaataaattgtttttaaaaatatagtgatTTCTATTTAAAATCCTACTATAAAAACATATAGTGGTAGTACtattattttatgaatgaattagtaaataaatattttaaatgtctttctaaTATGAGAATATCGATAGCTACAATCCACATAAACACAGCTCACAGCTCTTTTGGTCCCAAAAATTTTAAGCAGGTAAATGCATCCTGAAaccaaaagtttgagaactgttcTCCTAAAGTACAAACATACTTGAAAATTGTTCTCAAGTTCAGGAAATCAGTTCCTTTGAAAAAGAGGACAAAATGAGGGAAAGGAATGGGGATAATGCTTTAGTGTTATCTATAACATTTTAAATCGTTTTTATAGAAAGAAGTGACATGATCAggtaacattaatatttttaattttgtggatgGTATAtgtctctaaaattattttattgtatgcttgaaattattcataattagttttgtagtttttaaaggATCTGAAGGTTTGGTTTGCCATTGGCTTTGAAACTGGATGAATGGTTAGATGTGGAAAACACATTTGTCTTAGTCAATTAGCgatgttataacaaaataccatatactgggtggcttaaacaacagatttattttctcacacttgTGGAAGCTAGGAGTCACTatcaggatgccagcatggttgggttctggtagGACTTCTTCCTAGCTTGTAGGCAGCCACCAccttgctgtgtgctcacatgacctCTTCTTTGTGTAtgcaaggagagaaaggaaaagcacTGGTCTCCCCCTCTTATGAGAGCACTAATCTCATTATGGGGCTCACCATCATGAGCTCTTCTAAacccaattacctcccaaaggtacAATCACATGGGGAATTAGAGCTTCAACAAATGGATTTggcagggacacaaacattcagtccataacaatacTTCCTTCCGCTCCAAACACATAGAAAATCTGAATCATAgagttgttatttaaaaaatagtcaacaAGAGAGTGACATAAGCAGGATGGGAGAATAGTTTCACTCCCCCACACAGAAATCCAACTAGAAGCACCCACAATCAAGAATACCATCCTAACACAAGGACACCGGGAGGGGAACAACCCACACTGGGTTCTGTTGGGGGAGTGGGGGCggtggagggagagaatcaggataaagagctaatgcatgcagggcttagtACCTCAgcgatgggttgacaggtgcagcaaaacaccatggcacacgtttacctacgtaacaaacctgcacatcctgcacatgtatcctggaacttaaaatttttagaaaaacatcttGAATATTCCAGGAATTGGGATTGAGGCTGAGACACCACCCTGGGCACACAATTGAGAAAAGGCACGACCAAACAGTAACAGAAATTGTTCCCTGACCATTTCACCCTCCCCAAAGTCAGCACCGCACCACACACAGAGAATGTTCCTAGACtcacagtttctacaataagaaaAGTGAATTAGAGGCCGATACTCAGTTTCCCCACCATTCTGGGATCCTTTGTAGGAGGAGACAAGCTCACTCTTGTCTCATCCCAGGGGAAACAGAGAGAGTGCCAGCAGTTAGACAACCTGAGGTCAGTTAGAAACAAAGAATGAAGGTAGGACTTAAAGTAGCCAGCACACAGATCTTGGGAATTGCTCTGTATTCTGGCCAATAGAGGTGCCACACCAGAAAAAACTAGTCAACATCATGCTGCAGGAAACACTGTCCATAGGCCTTTCAGGCTCAAATCCTGAGCCACCTTCCCCACAAAACCCGGTTGCTTTCACTAGTCTTCCCCAGGTTGAGACGCAACTGCATGTCAGCAATTACCTGTAAAATGACCATCTGGACTTGCCCAGCCTTAgttcctgggatgcaagcctggttcaacatacacaaagcaATCAATGTGATTtaatacataaacagaattaaaagcaaaaaccatatgatcatctcaatagaaacagaaaaagggtttggtaaaatccagcatcccttcatgataaaactcCTCAACAGAGTAGGCATCcagggaacatacctcaaaataataagagccatctatgacaaacccacagccaacatcatactgaatggacaaaagctggagcCATTCCCCTTGAGACCTGGAACAAAAcagggatgcccactctcaccactcctattcaatgtagtattgGAAGGCCTAGCCAGAgcgatcaggcaagagaaataaaaggcgtccaaataagaaaagaataggTCAAACTATTGAGAAGGGGGACCTAATTAcctaaagagcatctgcacagcaaaagaaactatcaaaagagtaaacagacaacctgcagaacgggagaaaatatttgcaaactatgcatctgacaaaggtctaatgtccagtatttgtaaggaacttaaatcaacaagcaaaaaataaccccatttaaaaaaatgggcaaaggaaaagacacttctcaaggGAAGAGACACGattggccaacaaacatatgaaaaaaatgctcaacgtcactaatcatcagagaaatgcaaatcaaaaccacaatgagacaccatctcacaccagtcaaaatggccaTTAATAAAAAGCCCAAAAAAAGCAGATGCTGGcagggctgtggagaaaagggagggaatgcttatatgctgatggtgggaatgtaaattagttcagcaacTGTgaagagcagtttggagatttctcaaagaacttaaaacagaactaccattcgacccagcattTCCATTATGGggtatataaatcattctaccataaggaCATATGTATgtgattcacaatagcaaagacacggattCAACTTTGGTGCCCAACAGtggttgactggataaagaaaatgcttatatacaccatggaatattatgcagtcataaaaaagaatgaagtcacgTCCtttccaacaacatggatggagctggaggccataatcctaagcaaactaactcagggacagaaaaccacatacatgttttcacttgtaagtgggagctaaacattgaacacACGTGGACATAAACACGAGAACAATAGAAACTGCAGAGTAATGGGGGGGAGGAGCGGAGGGAGGCATGGGTTGAAAAGCTACCTATTTGGTACTATGCTCTCTGGCTGGGTGCAATATAcacatgcaacaaacctgcacatgtacccccatattgaaaatttttttaataaaatttttaataaacaaaaacaaaccaatttgtataaaaccacaaaagaccccaatagccaaaaataaacttcagcaaaaagaacagagctgaaGACATCACACTCTccaatttcaaaacatattaacatattataaaacaattttaatcaaaatactatggtactggcataaaaacagaaacatctaTACATGAAtagtgaactatctgaaaaaaaaaaaaaaaaaaaaaggagaaaccataccatttacaatagctaccacAACCAAAGATCCCTTGGAGTACATCTaaccaaagagatgaaagatctctaaagtaaaaacataaaacattgaagaaaaaattgaaaagggaaTAGTACATGGGAAAATATTCCACTCATGGGTTGAAAGACTTAGTATTACTAAAATGTCCACGCTACTCAAAGCAAAAAAATCcgtatcaaaataccaatgatgttCTTTATAGATATATGAACCGATGTCTCTTcagatgacatacaaatggccaataggtatgtGAAAATATGCTCAGcgtcactaatcattagaaaaatgtacaTCAAAATCACCATGAGGCATCATCTCATGCTTGTTAGAACAGCGTTCACCATAAAGATGAATGGTGAGTATtggaggatgtagagaaaaggtaACTTTTAAgcgttgttggtgggaatgtaaattagtataactaTTATGGAAGATGGTACGGAGCAATTACGGAAGATTATAAAGGGTCTTAATCCCATTCACGTGGGAGGAGCCTCCTGGCCTGGGCACAGTCActcgtgcctgtactcccaacactttaggaggctgaggcaggaggatcacttacagcctggagtttgacaccagcctgggcaacacagcgataccccgtctctacaaacacaaaatttaaaaagctagctgggcatagtggcacacacctgtagtcctagctcctggGGAGGttaaggcaagaggatctcttgagcccaggagggcaacgctgcagtgagctatgattgtgccactgcactccagcctgggcaaatgagtgagaccttgcctctaaaaaaatGACTTTCCTTTTTAAGGGAACTACCGTATGTTTCAGTAATCCCAATTCTAGGTATGTACCTGAAGGAAATGAAGTCAGCATGTTGAAGGCATATGTGCTCTCCCGTGTCCATCACAGCTCCTGCTCCAGAATCACAATTAACCACCGTGTCAGGTAGTCCTGGGTCcctttctgttccagaatccaTCACTTCTGGGTACCAAATACACTTCTGTATACAGTACTGTACCCACCAACTACAGCAGTACTCTGTAAGCaaagggaggtgggaggtgggagagaacAAAGAAGCAAGCCAAGCCCAGCAACAAGGAGCCAGGTAGGAGATATTCCCTGAGCTGGGTTTGAAAGGACAGGAAAAATAGAAGTTTTGttgaccagaaaaaaaattgaaaacttgaGGCAAAGGGAATAGCACACATGAAAGCACGGGGATTTGAAACAGAGTGTGTGCGGGGAGTGACCGGGAGTCTGGTATAAACAGAGCGGCGGCAATGACGCTATCCAGGCAGTGTCACAGGCCAGGGGCTCCAGAAGCAAGTATGAGAAAGAGTTTGGAGTAAAAGGTGTTTACTAGGGAACAACAACTGTGAAGGAACAAGGGAGGAACCTTGATTGGGcagaggaggaagtcaaattgcagGCTGGCCTCCCAGAAAGCCAATTGTCTCAGCACATTTTCTGCTTCTATAAAAAAGATACCTGAacctggtaatttataaaaaacagaaaattatttctcacagttccggaggctgggaaatccaaacCAAGCTGCCAGCTAGTGAGGACCTGGTCCCTGCTTCTGACACGGCATCTTGTGTCTGCATCCTCTCCGGGGGCAAGAGCACCGCATCTTCACACGGGGGAAGGTGAAAGAACAAGAAAGCCGCACACTGcgtgaagcctcttttataaagggtCTTAATCCCATTCACGTGGGAGGAGCGtcgtggcctaatcacctcttaaaggccccacctcataATACTATCGCACTGGCTATGAAGTTTCAACACATGACTTTCAGAATGGACACTTTCACACCATAGCACCGACCCAGCAGGGAGATTTGGAATGACTGTTGGCCATCGGAGCTGTTCCATACCAGGTTAAAATGGACAGTCTTTATACCCCGGCCTCAATCACCAGGTGTGGGCTATCCAGGAAAAGGGACTGCCTTGGGGAAGGAGGCTCTCTGTAGCTACGGTAAACCCTAAAGGAGCTGACAGCTGAAGGCTGTCTGCCGACCACGCTCCTCACAGCTGGGCAGCAGGTCTGTTCTTGAAGATCATCTCCATGTGTCCACAGACACGTGTGAGCAATGTCATTGAGGGCCCCCTACGGCTAGTTAAGGAGCTTGGATTTTATGCAATAGACAATAGAGAGCCCATGAAAAGTCTCAGGCATGGAAATGACACACCCAGCTTTGTGTTAAGTGGCATTGTCAACAATGGATGTGAAACAGGGCTGAAGGGCGAAGTCAGGGAGATCAGTTAGGAGACTGCCAGACTGGCCGAAGTGAGGGGAAGCACCTGGAGAGGCAGTAACAGAAGCATAAAGGAGAGGAGGGATCAGAGAGGAATTTCGGAGGTAAAACCTGCAGGGAGGCAAGCCGAGACTGTGTGCTTTTGGAAGGTAAATCACAGCATCAAACATTCAAAAGCAGAACCTCTCAGCATCTACCCTCGTCCTTCCCAGCCAGCATGCACCTGATTAGACATTCTGGTTTCGTTCACCAGTTTTCCCAGTATCTGGGTCAATTGTTTCATACGTAGTAAATGCTTGATAAATACTCGTTGAATGAACAGATGGATGAGTAAGAGGACCGAGGCCACAGTCAACTGTCACAAGACGTGGCTACTTCCTGACTGTAAGCCTTCAGGAGCCATATCAAATTGTAGTCTCTGCACTCACACAAACACGCAAGGTGAAATGCAATACAAGGAAAGGGCTGCCACGGCCGCACAGCCTAGCTTTGCTTTAACAGCAGCTGAAGAATGAAGGCACACACACCCTCTCGTGCAGCAGAGCCCGTGGAGTGAAACAACTTGTCATTTTCAGTGGAGCCCAGGCCTTTCTCGTCCATTCCAAGGCCATAGGACACACTGCCTGGCCTGCAATTCCTCCACCACCAGGCAAGCAACCCACTTAGCTATGGGCCAAAAACATCTTCTTAGCCTAAgaatctcaatctctctctcacacacacacacacacacacacacaatccagaTCTCAGCTCTTAAGAAAATGACTAGAAGTGCATATTTTGAGGACTCCCAGCAGTGGTACCTAAGGTGCCAtttcaatgtgaaaaaaaatcaaaaccccaTCCTACTTAACCCATATTATTATTAAGTACTCATTGACACGTTTTTTAATTGGCTTTCTAATCGGCTTgcctgcaaaaacaaacaatgcaAATACGCAGAGAGTTAAAAGTAAGAAGTGTATTCCTAAGTGCCTATTTGCATAGACCATGCTGTGAAAGACGCTCAAGACACTTAGAAGCTCCCCCTGGAAATGGGAACAGAGACTGGAGCTGACTCTCACCCGCTAGAGTAGGAGACTGACATCACTAATTATCCatttatatggtttttttttatgtatatgtattagtttttaaaaagcatattgtcaacagtaaaattaaaaaaaaataaggccggagcagtggctcacgcctgctcccagcactttgggaggccgaggcgggcggatcacctgaggtcagaagttcgagatcagcctggccaacatggtgaaaccccgtctctgctaaaaatacaaaaattagtcgggagtggtgggggggtgcctgtaatcccagctactcaggaggctgaggcaggtaaattgcttgaaaccgggaggcagagattgcagtgagctgagattgtgccactacactccagcctggacgacagagcgagactccgtctaaataaataaataagtctgcACCCTTCCACTTCTCATGTCCACTTTGATATCACAGGAGTAACCACGTTAACAGTTTGGATGTGTATCCTTTCAGATGTTCATCGTTTCCTCCATAGATTTTCTGGCCCAGCAGCATAAGCCTGTTTATGTCTCCATGTGAGATAATAGAATATACGATATCAAATTACCTCGATGTAGCAATAAGGCTCTGTGTTAACTTTGTGGTTCACAGTTCAGAGCAACAGAACGGTGACCCAAATATGGAGCAAGAGACGCTGCTGGAGCCACTTTTGCCAGGTTGCCAATGTGGCACTGCCAACTgtccctgccccctgcctcctGGCGCAAGCCCTTGTGACTAGACCACTGCTTCTAAAACAAATTCTACATTCACTTTTATTGTTTATCTAGAGCCCTCACTGTTCCCATTCTGATGTGTGTCACCTCAGCCTTTTATCTGCGTGTGTGTATTCAACAGGACCCAGGTCTGGGCCTCTGCAGCGAGCCTGGGCAGCCTCTCCCGGTGTATAAGTAGCCACTAGTCTGTTTCGCATGAGTCAGAACCCAGCGATTTCATGACAACCTGGAGTGTGTGTGCGCGTTGAGATGGTTGGGAGATAGAAACAATTTTATGCTCCAGCCACTACAGGAACCTGTGCCTCAGGCCTAATAACTTTCCAAGGATTCATAAAATGCTTGAATcccgaaagaaaaaaaaagatgtattactAGCTCCAAAA
This region includes:
- the LOC100589133 gene encoding olfactory receptor 1D5 produces the protein MRALNKHLLVLMLQRVGEMDGDNQSENSQFLLLGMSESPGQQRMLFWMFLSMYLVTVVGNVLIILAISSDSRLHTPMYFFLANLSFTDLFFVTNTIPKMLENLQSQNKAISYAGCLTQLYFLVSLVTLDNLILALMAYDHYVAICCPLHYVTAMSPGLCVLLLSLCWGLSVLYGLLLILLMTRVTFCGPPEIHYLFCEMYILLRLACSNTHIIHTVLTATGCFIFITPLGFTTTSYVRIVRTILQIPSASKKYKAFSTCASHLGVVSLFYGTLAMVYLQPLHTYSMKDSVATVMLW